In Felis catus isolate Fca126 chromosome A2, F.catus_Fca126_mat1.0, whole genome shotgun sequence, the following proteins share a genomic window:
- the SMIM7 gene encoding small integral membrane protein 7, with the protein MIGDILLFGTLLMNAGAVLNFKLKKKDTQGFGEESREPSTGDNIREFLLSLRYFRIFIALWNVFMMFCMIVLFGS; encoded by the exons ATGATCGGGGACATCCTGCTGTTCGG GACGCTGCTGATGAACGCCGGGGCGGTGCTCAACTTTAAGCT GAAAAAGAAGGACACGCAGGGCTTTGGGGAGGAGTCGAGGGAGCCCAGCACAG GTGACAACATCCGGGAGTTCCTACTGAGCCTCAGATACTTCCGCATCTTCATTGCGCTGTGGAATGTCTTCATGATGTTCTGCATGATCGT GCTGTTTGGCTCCTGA